A DNA window from Castanea sativa cultivar Marrone di Chiusa Pesio chromosome 7, ASM4071231v1 contains the following coding sequences:
- the LOC142644115 gene encoding putative glycosyltransferase At5g25310 → MAIVVQDYVQSLINEHPYWNRSQGADHFFVNCHKIGVLATRNFPLLKNAIRVLCATWHAFEFNRSKDMFLPPPGYDFIEYRRRLVKSKISEDLEIDVCSCSMALYYYYAACITEAIVENCIPVVSFRNPDLPFNNTLDWTKFSVIASEKYVPVDDIIPQLLDNVKDIEDETLVKLFSNLHKVQSHFSWRTSPVIFDAFHMFMYELWLHINQ, encoded by the exons ATGGCAATTGTAGTCCAGGATTATGTCCAAAGCTTGATCAATGAACACCCTTATTGGAATCGAAGCCAAGGAGCTGATCACTTTTTTGTGAACTGCCACAAAATTGGTGTGTTGGCAACCAGAAATTTTCCATTACTCAAGAACGCAATTCGAGTTCTGTGTGCAACTTGGCATGCTTTCGAATTTAATCGATCCAAGGATATGTTTCTCCCACCTCCTGGATATGATTTTATAGAATATAG GAGAAGATTAGTTAAATCAAAAATTTCAGAGGATCTTGAAATAGATGTCTGCTCATGCTCGATGGCCCTATACTACTATTATGCTGCCTGTATAACAGAAGCGATCGTTGAGAACTGTATTCCTG TTGTCTCGTTCAGAAACCCTGATTTGCCATTCAATAATACTCTTGATTGGACAAAATTTTCTGTAATAGCCTCCGAGAAATATGTTCCTGTGGACGATATAATCCCACAGCTGCTGGACAATGTTAAAGACATAGAAGATGAAACATTAGTCAAATTGTTTAGCAACTTACACAAG GTCCAATCCCACTTTTCCTGGCGTACATCACCAGTCATATTCGATGCTTTTCATATGTTCATGTACGAACTCTGGCTGCACATAAACCAGTAA
- the LOC142644116 gene encoding ATP-dependent DNA helicase PIF1-like, translated as MSSALRRLFATILVFCLPTGVRELWNEFYPYMVEDYPSTSVTTETHRTNKLLNDLEALLLQHGKHITEVAYETIMIVIDRKESMIFFVNGPGGTGKTFLYRTILATSRKAGHIAIATVTSSIAALLPGGRTTHSRFKIPLTPDASSTCSISKQSDLVELIRRATIIIWNEAPMVNRRALESLYRTFKDIIEVNLPFGGKVLIFGGDLSQVLPVVPKGTKAEMIDAYIMKSPLWKDVKVLYLKQNMRSVNDEKFAEYIQCIDDRNEPFIMDDLIKLPPSMAMQ; from the exons ATGTCGTCAGCTTTAAGAAGATTGTTTGCAACAATATTGGTATTTTGTCTACCAACTGGAGTAAGAGAATTGTGGAATGAGTTCTACCCATATATGGTAGAAGATTACCCATCAACATCTGTTACAACAGAGACACATCGTAcaaataaacttcttaatgatttAGAGGCATTGCTCTTGCAACATGGAAAGCACATCACGGA AGTTGCATATGAGACAATCATGATAGTTATTGATCGTAAGGAAAGCATGATATTCTTTGTCAATGGGCCAGGAGGAACTGGGAAAACATTTTTGTATCGCACAATATTGGCAACCTCGAGAAAAGCCGGTCATATTGCAATTGCCACAGTTACATCTAGCATAGCAGCATTACTCCCTGGTGGAAGAACAACGCATTCCAGGTTTAAGATTCCTTTAACTCCTGATGCTTCATCTACTTGCtcaataagtaaacaatcagaCTTAGTTGAACTTATTAGGCGTGCCACCATAATTATTTGGAATGAAGCCCCAATGGTAAATCGACGTGCACTTGAATCTTTATATAGAACATTTAAAGATATTATAGAAGTAAATTTACCTTTTGGTGGGAAGGTGCTAATTTTTGGGGGAGATCTTAGTCAAGTACTTCCAGTTGTTCCAAAGGGTACAAAGGCAGAAATGATTGATGCATACATAATGAAGTCTCCATTATGGAAAGACGTCAAAGTGTTATATTTGAAGCAGAATATGAGGTCTGTCAACGATGAAAAGTTTGCCGAGTATATACAATGCATCGATGATAGGAATGAACCATTTATAATGGATGATTTGATTAAACTACCCCCTTCAATGGCAATGCAATGA